From Juglans regia cultivar Chandler chromosome 6, Walnut 2.0, whole genome shotgun sequence, the proteins below share one genomic window:
- the LOC109019498 gene encoding uncharacterized protein LOC109019498, whose product MLLSRSSLYHCHALHTSRSTSSVSLSQRPLRLAVLGAGFAGLSVAWHLLQESPKDLRLRIDIYDEVGIGGGASGVSGGLLHPYSPKGKLLLWGADCWKECLKLLSIAEAAVGQNSYGFIVRRRGILRPAMNMKNLLILNDNAQNCLASCRIETLDKETAQNLVPKLCLPFETAFYMPEAVNIHPQRYLQALFLACENLVKELTTSGFGEKELCLHKKSIHKLLDFEGEYDAVVVCLGAKADLLPELSGKLPLRTCRGVVAHMLLPADMGEDYPDHSPSILSEAWLAFQGPRSLYMGSTWEWKSRDSSPNVSDYESSSALEDLIPKASLVYPSIKDWAFTGARAGLRAMPPLTPHGSLPLLGCVNDVLGGNRTCNYWLFGGLGSRGLFYHGWLGKLTAQAVLSSNEELIPYELTSWKRIKQ is encoded by the exons ATGCTCCTCTCCCGTTCCAGCCTCTATCACTGCCATGCTCTCCATACCAGCAGAAGCACTTCATCTGTATCACTCTCTCAACGCCCACTCAG ATTGGCAGTGCTTGGCGCTGGCTTTGCTGGCCTCTCCGTTGCTTGGCACTTGCTACAA GAAAGTCCTAAGGATTTGAGGCTACGCATTGACATATACGATGAAGTTGGGATTGGCGGAGGAGCTTCGGGAGTTTCTGGCGGTCTACTACACCCTTATTCACCTAAAG GCAAGCTGCTCTTGTGGGGTGCTGATTGTTGGAAAGAGTGTTTAAAGCTTTTGAGCATTGCGGAAGCAGCAGTTGGTCAAAACTCTTATGGTTTCATAGTTCGGAGAAG GGGCATCTTGAGACCAGCAATGAACATGAAGAATCTTCTTATATTGAATGAT AATGCTCAGAATTGCCTTGCCAGTTGCAGAATAGAGACCCTTGATAAGGAAACTGCTCAAAATCTTGTACCCAAGTTATGTTTGCCATTTGAAACAGCCTTCTATATGCCTGAAGCCGTAAATATCCATCCCCAACGCTATCTCCAG GCACTCTTCTTAGCATGTGAAAATTTGGTGAAAGAATTAACGACTTCTGGCTTTGGAGAGAAAGAGTTATGTTTGCATAAGAAATCTATTCACAAACTTCTGGACTTTGAAG GGGAATATGATGCGGTGGTAGTATGTCTAGGTGCCAAAGCAGATTTGCTTCCAGAGCTCTCAGGAAAGCTTCCTTTGAGGACTTGCAGGGGTGTTGTTGCTCACATGTTACTGCCTGCTGATATGGG AGAAGATTATCCAGACCATAGCCCCTCAATACTGTCAGAAGCATGGCTTGCCTTCCAGGGGCCCCGCAGTTTATATATGGGCTCAACATGGGAATGGAAATCAAGAGACTCCTCACCAAATGTCTCAGATTATGAATCCTCAAGTGCTCTTGAAGACCTCATACCAAAGGCCTCTTTGGTTTATCCATCTATAAAGGATTGGGCTTTCACTGGAGCAAGAGCTGGTCTGAGGGCAATGCCACCTCTCACGCCGCATGGATCACTTCCGTTGTTGGGTTGTGTCAATGATGTTCTCGGTGGAAATCGTACTTGTAATTACTGGTTATTTGGAGGACTCGGTTCAAGGGGATTGTTCTACCATGGTTGGCTTGGAAAATTGACTGCACAGGCTGTGCTGTCCTCCAATGAAGAATTGATTCCATATGAACTAACCTCCTGGAAGAGAATAAAGCAGTGA
- the LOC109019482 gene encoding DNA replication licensing factor MCM5 has product MSGWDEGAVYYSDQAHSWRGGGEDHDPEAASRHSVLQKFKEFIRGFETDKNVFPYRESLVHNPNKSLLVDLEDLDAFDPDLPALLRSSPADYLPLFETAAAEVLASLRSKVTGETGEMEDPVTGDVQVLLTSKEDPVSMRFLGAQYISKLVKIAGITIAASRTKAKATYVTLICKNCRNSKQIPCRPGLGGAIVPRSCDHIPQPGEEPCPLDPWLVVPDKSKYVDQQTLKLQENPEDVPTGELPRNMLLSVDRHLVQTIVPGTRLTIMGIYSIYQAANSATSHKGAVAVRQPYIRVVGIEEANEANSRGPAAFTQEEIEGFKKFAAEPNVYKNICSKIAPSIFGHDDLKKAVACLLFGGSRKNLPDGVKLRGDINVLLLGDPSTAKSQFLKFVEKTAPVAVYTSGKGSSAAGLTASVIRDSGSREFYLEGGAMVLADGGVVCIDEFDKMRPEDRVAIHEAMEQQTISIAKAGITTVLNSRTSVLAAANPPSGRYDDLKTAQDNIDLQTTILSRFDLIFIVKDIRMYSQDKIIASHIIRVHASANATSGESRVPKEENWLKRYIQYCRTECHPRLSESASNLLQNNYVKIRQDMRQQANETGEAAAIPITVRQLEAIVRLSEALAKMKLSHVATEENVQEAIRLFTVSTMDAARSGINQQVNLTAEMANEIKQAETQIKRRIGIGNHISERKLIDELSRMGMNESIVRRALIIMHQRDEVEYKRERRVILRKA; this is encoded by the exons atgtCAGGGTGGGACGAGGGGGCAGTGTACTACAGCGACCAGGCTCACTCGTGGCGCGGCGGTGGTGAAGACCACGATCCGGAGGCGGCTAGCCGACACTCCGTCCTCCAAAAGTTCAAGGAGTTCATCCGCGGCTTCGAGACCGACAAGAATGTTTTCCCCTACAGAGAAAGCCTCGTCCACAATCCCAACAAGTCCCTTCTCGTCGACTTGGAGGACCTCGATGCCTTCGACCCCGACCTCCCGGCCCTGCTCCGCTCCTCCCCCGCCGACTACTTGCCTCTT TTTGAGACGGCCGCGGCGGAGGTTTTGGCGAGCTTGCGGTCGAAAGTGACAGGAGAGACTGGAGAAATGGAAGATCCGGTGACCGGGGACGTTCAGGTCTTGCTGACGTCGAAGGAGGATCCGGTCTCGATGAGGTTTCTAGGG GCTCAATATATATCGAAACTTGTTAAAATAGCTGGGATCACTATAGCTGCATCTAGGACTAAGGCAAAGGCAACTTATGTGACTCTTATCTGCAAGAACTGTAGAAATTCAAAGCAAATTCCTTGTCGGCCAGGCCTCGGTGGTGCAATTGTCCCTCGTTCTTGTGATCATATCCCTCAG CCGGGAGAAGAACCATGCCCACTTGATCCATGGCTTGTGGTTCCAGATAAGAGCAAGTATGTCGATCAACAAACCTTGAAACTGCAGGAGAATCCAGAG GATGTTCCAACTGGGGAGCTTCCAAGGAACATGCTTCTATCTGTGGATCGCCATCTTGTTCAAACAATTGTACCTGGCACGAGATTGACGATCATGGGTATTTATAGTATCTATCAAGCTGCCAATTCTGCCACGTC CCACAAAGGAGCAGTTGCAGTTAGACAACCTTATATCAGAGTTGTAGGAATAGAAGAAGCAAATGAGGCCAACTCCCGTGGTCCTGCTGCTTTTACACAGGAAGAG ATAGAAGGATTCAAAAAATTTGCTGCAGAACCCAATGTGTACAAAAACATATGCTCAAAGATAGCTCCTTCTATATTTGGTCATGATGACTTGAAAAAGGCTGTGGCTTGTCTGCTGTTTGGAGGGTCAAGGAAG AATTTACCCGATGGTGTGAAATTAAGAGGTGATATCAATGTGTTACTTTTGGGGGACCCATCTACTGCTAAATCACAG TTTCTCAAGTTTGTTGAAAAGACTGCTCCTGTTGCTGTTTATACTTCAGGAAAAGGTTCTTCAGCTGCTGGTCTTACGGCTTCTGTGATCAGAGATAGTGGTTCC CGTGAGTTTTACCTTGAAGGAGGAGCCATGGTTTTGGCAGATGGAGGGGTTGTCTGTATTGATGAGTTCGACAAAATGAGACCTGAAGATAG GGTTGCTATTCATGAAGCCATGGAACAACAAACAATATCGATTGCTAAAGCAGGAATAACAACAGTTCTTAATTCTAGAACTTCAGTGCTTGCAGCTGCTAACCCTCCTTCAGGACGTTACGATGATCTTAAG ACTGCACAGGACAATATTGATTTGCAGACAACAATTCTTTCTAGATTTGATTTAATCTTCATTGTGAAAGATATCAGGATGTACAGTCAAGACAAG ATTATAGCTAGTCATATCATAAGAGTCCATGCATCTGCTAATGCAACCTCAGGTGAAAGTAGAGTTCCTAAAGAAGAGAATTGGCTGAAGAG GTATATACAATATTGTCGAACTGAATGCCACCCACGATTATCAGAATCTGCGTCTAACTTACTGCAGAACAATTATGTCAAAATTAGACAG GACATGAGGCAGCAAGCAAATGAAACTGGTGAGGCTGCCGCAATACCAATTACTGTAAGGCAGCTGGAAGCTATTGTAAGGTTGAGTGAGGCtcttgcaaaaatgaaact ATCACATGTTGCCACTGAGGAGAATGTGCAGGAAGCTATAAGACTTTTTACTGTTTCCACCATGGATGCAGCACGGTCTGGAATAAATCAACAAGTGAATCTCACTGCTGAGATGGCAAATGAGATTAAG CAAGCAGAAACCCAGATAAAGAGAAGAATCGGGATTGGAAACCACATATCAGAAAGAAAACTGATAGATGAGCTTAGCAGAATGGGGATGAACGAATCTATT GTGAGAAGAGCTCTTATAATTATGCACCAGCGAGATGAAGTTGAATACAAGCGAGAAAGGCGTGTAATTCTACGAAAAGCATGA
- the LOC109019483 gene encoding WD repeat-containing protein 76, whose protein sequence is MESSQQLTEYELKRLDNIRRNDQLMASLKIHSKVAELSAASKRQRVGIKSYKVSPEKKPKTETPIVIRRSLRTRGMPPDYSDSKGLGDIVEAADKVSKSPTSSKPSPRALGPLSVRDAYRGTGSDKLLIERIMEGSKKENKIFGDKNGGDLMEGVSESGSCLELESLSLNPENIARVVPGKILNVRFFPCSDRRIIVVGNKFGNVGFWDVDSGAHEEDGVYLYHPHPGPVSGISIHKHSLPKIFTSCYDGFIRLMDAEKEVFDLVYSTDGTIYSLSQRSDDVKCLYFSEGPGGLNIWDERVGKCSAQWNLHESRINTIDFNSENFMATSSSDGTACIWDLRNIGADKPKYLKEVRHKRAVQSAYFSPSGCSLATTSMDDTVGILSGANFDDNSMIKHYNQTGRWISSFRAIWGWDDSYVFIGNMKRGVDVISPAQRRTIFTLQSPHMSAIPCRFDAHPYNVGVLAGATSGGQVYMLTSD, encoded by the exons ATGGAGTCGTCTCAGCAACTTACAGAGTATGAGCTCAAGCGCCTCGATAATATTCGCCGGAACGATCAACTGATGGCTTCCCTTAAAATCCACTCCAAGGTCGCCGAGCTCTCCGCTGCTTCCAAGCGCCAAAG AGTTGGAATCAAATCATACAAAGTGAGTCCGGAGAAGAAACCCAAAACCGAGACTCCAATCGTTATCCGACGGTCCTTGCGTACGCGTGGGATGCCGCCTGATTACTCTGACTCCAAAGGTCTTGGCGATATTGTTGAAGCAGCCGATAAGGTTTCCAAATCTCCGACCTCGTCGAAGCCTTCGCCGCGCGCCTTGGGCCCTCTTAGCGTGAGAGATGCGTATCGTGGAACCGGGTCTGATAAATTACTGATTGAAAGAATTATGGAAggttcaaagaaagaaaataagatatttGGTGATAAAAATGGTGGGGATTTGATGGAGGGTGTGAGTGAAAGTGGGAGTTGTTTGGAACTGGAATCCTTGAGTCTGAATCCGGAGAATATCGCCCGAGTCGTGCCGGGGAAGATATTAAATGTACGGTTTTTTCCTTGTAGCGACAGAAGAATCATTGTGGTGGGGAATAAGTTTGGGAATGTTGGGTTTTGGGATGTTGATTCTGGTGCACACGAAGAAGATGGTGTTTATTTGTATCACCCGCATCCAGGTCCAGTCTCGGGGATTTCGATTCACAAACATAGTTTGCCAAAg ATCTTTACCAGTTGTTATGATGGATTTATCCGACTAATGGATGCTGAGAAGGAGGTATTTGATCTGGTATATTCTACTGATGGTACCATATATTCTCTATCTCAAAGATCAGACGATGTGAAGTGTTTGTATTTTAGTGAGGGTCCTGGAGGTTTGAATATTTGGGATGAGAGGGTTGGGAAATGCTCAGCCCAATGGAATTTGCATGAAAGTAGGATTAACACCATAGATTTTAACTCGGAAAACTTTATGGCTACTAGTTCCTCAGATGGAACTGCCTGTATATGGGATTTGCGAAATATTGGTGCAGATAAGCCCAAATATCTGAAGGAAGTAAGGCATAAAAGGGCTGTGCAGTCTGCTTATTTCTCACCCTCTGGATGCTCCCTAGCGACAACAAG CATGGATGACACAGTTGGTATACTGAGTGGAGCTAATTTCGATGATAATTCAATGATTAAACATTATAACCAGACGGGCAGATGGATTTCTTCTTTCAG AGCAATATGGGGATGGGATGATTCATATGTCTTCATCGGCAACATGAAAAGAGGAGTTGATGTTATCTCCCCAGCTCAGAGAAGAACAATATTCACTTTACAAAGCCCACACATGTCAGCAATTCCATGCAGGTTTGATGCACACCCTTACAATGTTGGGGTGCTTGCAGGAGCCACAAGTGGAGGTCAGGTTTATATGTTGACATCGGACTAA